From Lysobacter lycopersici:
CGACACCATCGACGACACGCACTGGCGTTGGCGCGAACCGGGTTTCGAACTTGCATTGCCGATGCCGCGACTGGCGGCGCCGGCGCAGGTCCGTAATGCCGCGACTGCGATCGCCGCGTTGCGTGCTTCCGATCTCGCGATTGCGGACGACGCCTGGACGCGCGGTGTCGCCGCGGCGAACGTGCCGGGGCGGCTGCAAGTCTTCGAGCGCGATGGAATCAAAATCGTCGTCGACGTCGCCCACAACCCGCAGGCCGCGGGCGAGCTCGCCGCGTGGCTGGCCGCACATCCGCCGTCGGGACGCGCGTTCGCGGTGTTCGCCGCGCTCGCGGACAAGGATGTCGCAGGCATCGTCGCCCGGCTCGCCGCGCGCGTGGATCGCTGGTGGATCGCGGGCCTGGAAGACGCGGGCCCACGCGGACAGGGCGTCGATGCGCTCGCCGCGATGCTCGCCGACACGGCGGCTTCGACGGCGATTCGCAATCGCGATGTCGCCGCCGCGCTCGCCGCCGCGCGCGCGCAAGCGCGGCCCGGAGACCGCGTGCTGGTGTTCGGTTCGTTCCACACCGCGGCCGCTGCGTTGCGGGCGCTGGACGCCTCCGGTTCATGACCAACGCAGGACGCGGCGTATAATCCGCGGGCCCACGACGCCGGTTTTCCCCGATGGATACCTCCCTGAAACAGCGCCTTTGGGGCGCCGCCGTCCTGATCGCGTTGGCGGTGATCTTCCTGCCCATGCTGGTGCAGGGTCCGGCACCGGACAGCGGCGCGGCGGACGTGCCGTTGAACATGCCGGCAACGCCAGACACGGGCATGGAAACGCGCGAACTGCCGCTCGCGGGCCCGGTCGATGCGCCGGCCGGCGGCGCGACCGGAATGCCGGTCAACGACGACGCGGCGAACCCGGCGGATTCGCAGGACTTCCCGGCCACGACCGCCGGCGGCGACTACGCCGTGCACTTCGGCAGCTATGCCAGCGCGGATGCGGCGCAGTCGATGGTCGCAGCGCTGGCGAAATCGCAACTCGCCGCCTACAGCGAAGCAGTCCAGCTCAACGGCAAGCCCGCGTGGCGCGTGCGCATCGGGCCGTTCGCGACCCAGGCCGACGCCGAGGCCGCACGCCTGCGCGCGACCCAAGTGCGCAGCGACGTGAACGCACGCGTGGTGGTGCTCGATGCCGAAACCGCGTCGCCCGCGCCCGCACCGGCAGCGACCGCGCCGATCGCCGATACATCCAAGCCGGCGGCGACGCCGCTTCCGCCCGAACCCAAGCCGGTCGCGACCAAGCCAGCGCCGGCCACATCGCCTGCGACCGCGAAAACCGAAACACCGAAGCAGCGGCCCATGGCGCCCGCGCCCCCGGCCGCAAAGCCCATGCCCACGCCCGCGCCGGCCGCCGCGAATGTCGGTTTCGTGGTGCAGCTCGCGGCATTCGCCAAACCTGCCGATGCCGAGGCCTTGCGCGATCGCGCTCGCGCCGCCGGCTTCAGCGCGTTCACCGAAAGCGTCAAGACCGACAAGGGCACGCTGACCCGCGTGCGCATCGGCCCGGTCGCCGATCGCGCCGCGGCCGACCAGCTGAAAACCCAAGTGCAGGCGAAGCTCGGCGTGGCCGGCATCGTCCGCCCGCATCCTTGATCGAAGCAGGAATCGCGACATGTGCGGCATCGTCGGAATCGTCGGCCAGAGCGAAGTCGCGGCCCAGCTGTACGACGGCCTGACCGTGTTGCAGCACCGCGGCCAGGACGCGGCCGGGATTGCCACCGCGGAAGGCGGGAAGTTGCGCGTGCACAAGGGCAATGGCCTAGTGCGCGATGTGTTCGACGCGGAATCGATGGTCGAACTCGAAGGCCGCGTCGGCATCGCCCATTGCCGCTACCCGACCGCGGGCAGCGAGGGCAGCGACGAAGCGCAGCCGTTCTACGTCAATTCGCCCTACGGCATCGCGCTCGCGCACAACGGCAACCTGATCAACACCGACGCGCTGCGCCGCGAGGTGTTCGAGCAGGACCGCCGTAACGTCAACACCGAATCCGACAGCGAAGTGCTGCTCAATGTGTTCGCGCACGAACTCGACCTGCAGAAAGCGCTGACGCCTGACGCCGCGTTCCGCGCGATCGAGGGCGTGAACCGCCGCGCGAAGGGCGGCTACGCGGTCGTGTGCACGGTGCTCGGCCTTGGCCTGGTAGCGTTCCGCGACCCGCACGGCATTCGCCCGCTGGTGCTCGGAAAGCGCGTGTCCGCGGGCGGCGACGAATACATCGTCGCGTCCGAATCCGTCGCGCTGGATGTGCTCGGCTTCGAGCGCCTGCGCGACGTGGCCCCTGGCGAGGGCATCGTCATCACCGCGCGCGGCGAATTGTTCGCGCGCCAGTGCGCGCCCGCCGAAGCGCACGCGCCATGCATCTTCGAATACGTGTACTTCGCGCGCCCGGACTCGATGATCGAGGAAATCTCGGTGCACAAGGCGCGCATGCGCATGGGTGTGACGCTGGGCGAGAAGATCCTGCGCGAACGCCCGGATCACGACATCGACGTGGTCATCCCGATTCCCGACACCAGCCGCGATTCCGCGCTGGAAATCGCCAACGTGCTGAACGTGAAGTACCGCGAGGGCTTCATCAAGAACCGCTA
This genomic window contains:
- the purF gene encoding amidophosphoribosyltransferase, whose protein sequence is MCGIVGIVGQSEVAAQLYDGLTVLQHRGQDAAGIATAEGGKLRVHKGNGLVRDVFDAESMVELEGRVGIAHCRYPTAGSEGSDEAQPFYVNSPYGIALAHNGNLINTDALRREVFEQDRRNVNTESDSEVLLNVFAHELDLQKALTPDAAFRAIEGVNRRAKGGYAVVCTVLGLGLVAFRDPHGIRPLVLGKRVSAGGDEYIVASESVALDVLGFERLRDVAPGEGIVITARGELFARQCAPAEAHAPCIFEYVYFARPDSMIEEISVHKARMRMGVTLGEKILRERPDHDIDVVIPIPDTSRDSALEIANVLNVKYREGFIKNRYVGRTFIMPGQGERAKSVKRKLNPIPLEFRNRVVLLVDDSIVRGTTSRQIVQMARDAGAKKVYLASAAPPVRYPNIYGIDMPTPEELIAHGRTEADIERMIGCDWLVYQDLADLEAAVAGPKFPGRKFDSSCFSGEYVTGVDPGYFERIRQLRSDDAKHQRRLAL
- a CDS encoding SPOR domain-containing protein; this translates as MDTSLKQRLWGAAVLIALAVIFLPMLVQGPAPDSGAADVPLNMPATPDTGMETRELPLAGPVDAPAGGATGMPVNDDAANPADSQDFPATTAGGDYAVHFGSYASADAAQSMVAALAKSQLAAYSEAVQLNGKPAWRVRIGPFATQADAEAARLRATQVRSDVNARVVVLDAETASPAPAPAATAPIADTSKPAATPLPPEPKPVATKPAPATSPATAKTETPKQRPMAPAPPAAKPMPTPAPAAANVGFVVQLAAFAKPADAEALRDRARAAGFSAFTESVKTDKGTLTRVRIGPVADRAAADQLKTQVQAKLGVAGIVRPHP